One window of Candidatus Zixiibacteriota bacterium genomic DNA carries:
- a CDS encoding nitroreductase family protein, whose protein sequence is MLVNSKIEQDSDSMMRNNKFDIDQYRPNKYGSHDIFRNRWSPRAMSDIPVDENDLLAMFEAAHWAPSSYNNQPWRFLYAKKGTQEWDTYFNLLAEANQVWCKNVSILMVIISKTTFDHNGKPMNTHAFDTGAAWGMLALEGARRGLVVHGMAGFDYKKAKEDLNIPDGFEVRAMAAIGNQGDPETLPEKMRLVEKPSSRKDLTRLVSQGTFNSALR, encoded by the coding sequence ATGTTAGTTAATAGTAAAATAGAGCAGGATTCGGACAGCATGATGAGAAATAATAAGTTTGATATTGACCAGTACCGGCCGAATAAATATGGCAGCCATGATATATTCCGAAATCGCTGGTCGCCGCGGGCGATGAGCGATATACCCGTTGATGAAAATGATTTACTGGCCATGTTTGAGGCGGCTCACTGGGCGCCGTCTTCATATAATAATCAGCCGTGGCGATTTCTTTATGCCAAAAAGGGCACTCAGGAATGGGATACTTATTTTAATTTACTGGCTGAAGCAAACCAGGTGTGGTGTAAAAACGTATCGATTTTGATGGTTATTATTTCCAAAACGACCTTCGATCATAATGGCAAACCGATGAATACGCACGCCTTCGATACTGGCGCGGCCTGGGGGATGCTGGCTCTTGAAGGCGCCCGGAGAGGTCTGGTGGTTCATGGCATGGCCGGGTTTGATTATAAAAAAGCCAAAGAAGATTTGAATATCCCCGATGGTTTTGAGGTCCGGGCGATGGCCGCGATTGGTAATCAAGGCGATCCCGAAACTCTCCCGGAAAAGATGCGCTTGGTTGAAAAGCCGTCCTCAAGAAAAGATTTGACAAGATTGGTTTCTCAAGGGACGTTTAATAGTGCTCTCAGGTGA
- a CDS encoding MFS transporter, whose translation MSRDTIATQPEQKEGMFRQLSGFGMPFWMVNIMEMFERLAYYGVRVVIPIYIAQADQIGGLHFSQSDKGWIFFWWALVQSLVPVFSGGFADRYGYKKSIAVSITIKIIGYLMMATMTSYYPFLLGCCVLAAGTAIFKPGVQGTMARCLNKENSSVGWGTFYMLVNIGGFLGPPLAHFLYGISWPAVFFGCAIIVSINYLVLLTYKEVAAGGDQTGSVMKIIKITLNNIVKPRLAAFVLIMSGFWLMFMQLFDMLPNFIVDWVDTSRIAAFLGNPSFMTVETPRGTMITQEWLINSNGGLIIIAVVLLSWMVARMRRIHSIFLGIIIASIGLILAGYSMSGYFCVIGILVFTVGEMLASPKMQDYLGIIAPEGEKALYMGYSNIPVAIGWAIGSLMAGNIYENMGDKANLAIRYLTERNYFSEPLTGEAFNNFRPEAVIKLQEHLGIDAIEATNLLWKTYDPYLLWLPFAGIGIASAIGIFFYARWVKEYEKGV comes from the coding sequence ATGTCCCGGGATACGATAGCAACACAGCCGGAACAAAAAGAAGGCATGTTTCGTCAGTTGAGCGGTTTCGGTATGCCGTTCTGGATGGTCAATATTATGGAGATGTTCGAACGTCTCGCCTACTACGGTGTGCGAGTTGTTATCCCCATTTATATTGCCCAGGCGGATCAAATCGGCGGATTACATTTTTCGCAATCGGACAAAGGTTGGATATTTTTCTGGTGGGCTCTGGTTCAATCATTAGTCCCCGTTTTCTCGGGAGGCTTTGCCGACCGTTATGGCTACAAAAAATCGATCGCCGTCTCCATCACGATAAAAATAATCGGATATTTGATGATGGCTACGATGACCTCGTATTATCCTTTCCTGTTGGGATGCTGTGTTCTCGCGGCGGGTACGGCCATCTTCAAACCGGGCGTACAGGGAACAATGGCTCGTTGTCTGAACAAAGAGAATTCCTCGGTTGGCTGGGGCACTTTTTATATGCTGGTTAATATCGGAGGATTTCTGGGGCCGCCCCTGGCGCATTTTCTATACGGCATTTCATGGCCGGCCGTGTTTTTTGGCTGTGCCATAATCGTCTCGATTAACTATCTGGTTCTTTTGACTTACAAAGAAGTCGCGGCGGGTGGCGATCAAACCGGCAGTGTTATGAAAATTATTAAGATTACTCTGAACAATATAGTCAAGCCGCGTTTGGCGGCATTTGTGCTTATCATGTCTGGCTTCTGGCTGATGTTTATGCAATTGTTCGATATGTTACCCAATTTCATCGTTGACTGGGTTGACACCTCCCGAATCGCGGCGTTTCTCGGCAATCCATCATTTATGACGGTTGAAACGCCACGGGGGACAATGATTACTCAGGAATGGCTGATAAATTCCAACGGAGGATTGATTATAATCGCGGTCGTACTTCTTTCATGGATGGTCGCCAGGATGCGGCGCATTCATTCCATATTTTTGGGAATAATAATCGCTTCAATCGGGCTGATTCTCGCGGGATATTCCATGTCGGGATATTTTTGTGTTATCGGAATCTTAGTATTTACCGTCGGAGAGATGCTGGCGTCGCCTAAAATGCAGGATTATCTTGGAATTATCGCGCCCGAAGGTGAAAAAGCGCTCTATATGGGGTATTCCAATATTCCCGTCGCGATCGGCTGGGCCATCGGCAGCCTAATGGCCGGAAATATTTATGAAAACATGGGAGATAAGGCCAATCTGGCCATTCGCTATTTAACCGAACGTAACTATTTCAGCGAACCTTTGACTGGCGAGGCCTTCAATAATTTCAGACCTGAGGCCGTGATAAAACTCCAGGAGCATCTCGGCATCGACGCCATCGAGGCGACTAATCTCCTTTGGAAAACTTATGACCCGTACCTGCTCTGGCTGCCCTTTGCAGGAATAGGGATTGCTTCAGCTATTGGAATATTCTTCTATGCCCGCTGGGTTAAGGAATACGAAAAAGGCGTATAA
- a CDS encoding efflux RND transporter permease subunit, which yields MIAFIIKRPVFTAMLIIGFCLLGIISYNRLPVELIPFAELPMLIVQVGGARDADPHYLEQQAVIPLENSIAGLADIETIESYIDRSRATIFVYYTEDVNYKYAYLKLQERVESASAELPGGFFARVWKVDTEQLANMFMTLQARGEGSLDQIREIVDRKVIPEFEQIDGIANIEVYGGRQRSIEIRLDESALRSHNLTASQISSKISEGSSGRQYLGQVVEGNREFFVNLESDYTSISNLENLIIKEQGPVLLKHLGTIIDGGAEEESISRINGMEAISITLVRDQQTNLLSLSRETRDIIESLNDRLESDGIVLAIQTDAAEPIVENIEIIKLLALVGGILAIVVLWIFLRNVPLVLVVALTIPISVMIALNFFYAFDISINTLTLVGLAVALGMLLDNSIVVMENIYRHAAHGKSAWDSVLTGTKEVWRAVSAATLTTVAIFLPFIFSDNFLVRTIGKHVGVSIISALLVSLAIAFLLIPSFTYRILKNKREKQKSIFTRMSQINRQMQIYTLLLKSCLRFPARTILIGTTVFFLSVIICLALSINIPSEVELDEFTLYATMPAGTTLESSDEQILEMDTRLSEIPEIEERRANIEEEVSTITFQLVEDYKDIDDRDLNAIKSDILEKLEGAYRRIDFSYNQPVSNVRYRRGGGGGMGRAGRAFERLLGIGSSEERVVVKGQDMALLTSIADDILFNIENLSTVRRANLSVSQRQPGIDLLFDKTALSHFNVRTTSIMSELAGFQGEFTSGATLQQGTEEISIILKSSDEEETDKTSDDLRQVVVPSNSGGTVPLTQLARLVYNNGYSSINRTNQEKIVEVIYRFEVEVEDSKQLLDGARAEIDQIVAAVNLPPGVAIEAIHDETDLSDFYFLIFTGVILIYMILASIFESLLTPLVMMFTLPLATIGAFWGLILTNNSIYDANVLTGFLILLGVVVNNGIILMDYYRLLRRREYSASRALLMAGQARVRPILITAITTILAMFPLAMGKAEYVAKIGAPFAITVIGGLVAGTLFTLIFIPTVAFGLENVVKWWRGLKWYLRLAQVIIAIAGIAAIYTYIDSFLWRAIDTCVIIMVVPAMTYFLKTSLRRSSAKLIPGDVPINISIRNVVKLYGNYSRFMQEWQGGRRLRERKRLRGELPESAGIMGLLWQMPLVVFLFYFTYLYLESGFWVTLFSIVFYAYAVYLARPFLNPDDNSKIRMRLLRKIGFIVIFWFGPLINILWLFLEMNGNAMAVFIGILWYLGVLIYHTSRKLYREKININRITGRFKRIRKTFYRFVKLIPIIGKKKTPFLALNQVSMDIGNGMFGLVGPNGAGKTTLMRIVCGILSKSFGKVTINDIDIDEKREELQALIGYLPQEFGTYETMTAYQFLDYQAILKGLLDNDKRHEIVERAINSVHLGDSKNIKIQAFSGGMKQRVGIAQTLLHLPRILVVDEPTAGLDPRERIRFRNLLSELSRDRIVIFSTHIIEDISSSCNKLAVLGEGKVKFLGTPRDMVALTEGYVWQAHVTEAEFEEMRAAARIVHHTREGDRIRIRILAESMPTRDAVQVTPTLEDSYLWLLGDKEN from the coding sequence ATGATCGCGTTTATTATTAAGCGGCCGGTCTTCACGGCAATGTTAATAATCGGGTTTTGCCTTCTGGGCATTATCTCATATAACCGCTTGCCGGTTGAACTGATACCCTTTGCCGAACTTCCCATGCTAATCGTCCAGGTCGGCGGCGCCCGAGACGCTGATCCGCACTACCTCGAACAACAAGCCGTCATTCCTCTCGAAAACTCCATTGCCGGGTTGGCTGATATTGAAACAATTGAATCGTACATCGATCGTTCCCGGGCGACCATATTTGTCTATTATACTGAAGACGTCAATTACAAATACGCCTATCTGAAATTGCAGGAGAGAGTGGAATCAGCCTCGGCTGAACTGCCGGGCGGTTTTTTCGCCCGGGTATGGAAAGTCGATACCGAGCAATTAGCTAATATGTTTATGACCCTTCAGGCCCGGGGGGAAGGCAGTCTCGATCAAATCCGAGAGATTGTTGACCGCAAAGTTATCCCGGAATTTGAGCAGATCGACGGCATTGCCAATATTGAAGTTTATGGTGGAAGACAACGTTCGATTGAAATTCGCCTTGATGAAAGCGCTCTGCGATCTCATAATCTCACTGCGTCTCAAATCTCATCGAAGATTTCGGAAGGTTCATCGGGGCGTCAGTACTTGGGGCAGGTCGTAGAAGGTAATCGAGAGTTCTTCGTTAATCTTGAATCTGATTACACTTCGATTAGTAATCTTGAAAATCTGATTATCAAAGAACAGGGCCCGGTTCTCTTAAAACATCTCGGTACGATTATTGACGGCGGGGCGGAGGAAGAATCAATCTCGCGTATTAACGGCATGGAAGCGATTTCCATCACTCTGGTTCGTGACCAGCAGACTAATTTGCTTAGCCTCTCGCGGGAAACCCGCGATATTATCGAATCATTAAATGACCGCTTGGAATCCGATGGTATTGTCCTGGCTATTCAGACCGATGCCGCTGAACCGATCGTGGAGAATATCGAAATTATAAAATTGCTGGCTCTTGTCGGCGGCATCCTGGCTATTGTCGTATTATGGATTTTTCTTCGCAATGTACCATTGGTATTAGTGGTAGCGCTTACTATTCCGATTTCGGTAATGATCGCGCTGAACTTTTTCTATGCCTTCGACATATCCATTAATACCTTAACCCTGGTTGGCCTGGCGGTTGCCCTGGGTATGCTTCTTGACAATAGCATTGTCGTTATGGAAAATATCTATCGTCACGCCGCTCACGGCAAATCGGCATGGGATTCGGTGTTGACGGGTACCAAAGAAGTCTGGCGCGCAGTTTCCGCGGCAACGCTAACTACGGTAGCCATTTTTTTGCCCTTCATATTCTCTGACAATTTCCTGGTTCGCACGATTGGGAAGCATGTCGGAGTGTCGATTATCTCGGCTCTCCTGGTTTCGCTGGCAATCGCCTTTTTGCTTATACCCTCGTTTACCTATCGTATCCTGAAAAATAAAAGGGAAAAACAAAAATCCATATTCACCAGAATGTCCCAAATCAATCGACAGATGCAAATTTATACTCTGCTATTGAAATCGTGTCTGCGTTTCCCTGCTCGAACAATCTTAATCGGAACGACCGTATTTTTCCTGAGCGTAATTATCTGCCTCGCTTTGAGTATAAATATTCCTTCCGAGGTCGAACTGGATGAGTTTACCCTCTATGCGACCATGCCGGCGGGAACGACTTTGGAATCATCGGATGAACAAATACTCGAGATGGATACGCGCCTCTCGGAAATTCCGGAAATTGAGGAAAGACGAGCCAATATTGAGGAAGAGGTTTCGACTATTACTTTTCAATTAGTCGAGGATTACAAAGATATTGACGATCGGGATCTGAACGCGATAAAATCAGATATTTTGGAGAAACTCGAAGGTGCCTACCGCCGTATTGATTTCTCCTATAATCAACCCGTATCCAACGTTCGTTATCGCAGAGGCGGTGGAGGAGGCATGGGGCGTGCGGGACGGGCTTTTGAGCGGCTGTTGGGAATCGGTTCCAGCGAGGAACGAGTGGTCGTCAAGGGTCAGGATATGGCTCTATTAACAAGCATTGCCGACGATATTCTGTTTAATATCGAAAATCTTTCCACCGTCCGGAGAGCGAATCTGTCGGTGTCTCAGAGACAACCGGGAATTGACTTATTATTCGATAAAACCGCTCTGAGCCATTTCAATGTTAGAACAACTTCCATTATGTCTGAACTGGCCGGATTCCAGGGGGAATTTACTTCCGGCGCGACGTTGCAGCAAGGAACCGAAGAGATAAGTATTATTCTCAAAAGCTCAGATGAAGAAGAAACCGATAAAACCTCGGATGATTTGCGGCAAGTGGTTGTGCCGAGCAATTCCGGCGGAACGGTGCCGCTTACGCAGCTGGCACGCCTCGTTTATAATAATGGTTATTCAAGTATCAATCGTACCAATCAAGAGAAAATAGTTGAAGTCATATATCGTTTTGAAGTGGAAGTTGAAGATTCAAAACAGCTATTAGACGGCGCTCGCGCGGAAATTGACCAGATAGTCGCGGCCGTAAATCTTCCGCCGGGAGTTGCAATTGAAGCGATACATGACGAGACAGACTTATCCGATTTTTATTTTCTTATTTTTACCGGCGTAATTCTGATTTATATGATCCTGGCATCAATATTCGAATCGCTTTTGACTCCCCTGGTGATGATGTTTACTTTGCCTTTGGCGACCATCGGCGCCTTTTGGGGATTGATTCTGACAAACAACTCGATTTATGATGCGAACGTCTTAACCGGATTTTTAATACTGTTGGGAGTCGTGGTTAATAACGGTATTATTTTAATGGATTATTATCGACTATTGCGGCGCCGGGAATATTCCGCCAGCCGGGCGTTATTAATGGCCGGCCAGGCCAGAGTTCGTCCAATTTTAATTACTGCCATTACGACTATTTTGGCCATGTTTCCGCTGGCGATGGGCAAGGCGGAATACGTCGCCAAGATCGGCGCTCCATTTGCAATTACCGTCATAGGCGGTCTGGTCGCGGGAACCTTATTCACCTTGATATTTATTCCTACGGTTGCATTCGGACTCGAAAATGTGGTTAAATGGTGGCGCGGCCTGAAGTGGTATTTGCGCCTGGCTCAGGTGATAATTGCGATTGCGGGGATCGCCGCGATTTACACTTATATAGATTCTTTCCTCTGGCGTGCAATAGACACTTGCGTCATCATTATGGTTGTCCCGGCCATGACCTATTTTCTTAAGACGTCACTCCGCCGAAGCAGCGCCAAATTGATTCCCGGCGATGTGCCGATTAATATCTCAATCAGAAATGTCGTCAAGCTATACGGCAATTACTCGCGCTTTATGCAGGAATGGCAGGGTGGCAGGCGCCTTCGGGAAAGAAAACGGCTCCGAGGAGAATTGCCCGAATCGGCAGGAATTATGGGATTACTCTGGCAAATGCCGCTTGTGGTTTTTCTTTTTTACTTTACTTACTTGTACCTTGAAAGCGGTTTCTGGGTTACCCTCTTTTCAATTGTATTTTATGCTTATGCCGTCTATCTGGCGCGTCCGTTTTTGAATCCCGATGATAATTCCAAAATCAGAATGCGGCTCCTGCGGAAAATTGGCTTTATCGTTATATTTTGGTTCGGGCCTCTGATTAATATTCTCTGGCTTTTTCTCGAAATGAATGGAAACGCAATGGCTGTATTTATCGGCATCCTCTGGTATTTGGGTGTTCTGATTTACCACACTTCGCGAAAACTCTATCGAGAAAAAATAAACATAAATCGAATAACGGGCAGATTCAAGAGAATCAGAAAAACGTTTTATCGTTTTGTCAAGTTAATCCCTATTATCGGCAAGAAGAAAACGCCGTTTTTGGCGCTCAATCAGGTTTCCATGGATATTGGCAACGGCATGTTTGGTTTGGTGGGACCCAATGGAGCGGGAAAAACAACCTTAATGCGAATCGTGTGTGGCATACTCTCAAAAAGCTTCGGCAAGGTGACGATAAACGATATCGATATCGATGAAAAACGAGAAGAATTACAGGCGCTTATAGGATACCTGCCTCAGGAATTTGGAACTTATGAAACTATGACGGCCTATCAGTTTCTTGATTATCAGGCTATTCTAAAAGGATTGCTGGATAATGACAAGCGCCACGAGATAGTCGAGCGAGCAATTAATTCTGTACATTTGGGGGATAGCAAAAATATCAAAATCCAGGCCTTTTCCGGTGGGATGAAACAGCGCGTAGGGATTGCGCAAACCCTGTTGCATTTGCCCCGGATATTGGTCGTCGATGAACCCACCGCCGGTCTTGATCCCCGGGAACGCATCCGCTTTAGAAATCTTTTGTCGGAATTATCGCGCGACCGGATTGTCATATTCTCGACCCATATCATTGAAGATATTTCAAGTTCCTGCAATAAATTAGCGGTTTTGGGAGAAGGCAAAGTCAAATTCTTGGGTACCCCGCGTGATATGGTCGCTTTGACCGAAGGGTATGTCTGGCAGGCGCACGTCACCGAGGCGGAGTTTGAAGAAATGCGAGCCGCCGCCCGCATAGTGCATCACACTCGTGAAGGAGATCGAATTCGGATCCGTATATTAGCGGAATCAATGCCAACACGCGACGCAGTTCAAGTAACGCCAACATTGGAAGATTCGTATTTATGGCTTCTCGGAGACAAGGAGAATTAA
- a CDS encoding diaminopimelate decarboxylase codes for MNLSLDKIGAAISRSITENFFSANDNSVIFYDLEILRAKIEEVKHAFPTNALHAIAIKANPLSKILNRISKWGMGAEAASLPELYLAQKAGFPPHKIVFDSPAKTVPELEYALREGVYINADSFEELKRIDELLKKVDSMSKIGIRLNPQAGAGAIVSSSTAGEYSKFGIPVIEFRDRIIESFINYAWLYGVHIHIGSQGCSGEMLLKGAEILKDFINEVNTVLAKKDPKRHISTIDIGGGLPVKYKANDISLPVTDYAGGLRGIFEHIENSEFKLITEFGRYVYANSGFVASRVEYVKSSSGIKTAIIHVGADLLLRRCYRPDDWYHEISVLDSMGKPKTENNKQKYNIAGPLCFSGDMLASDIELPIIEPRDIIVIHDTGAYTVSMWSRYNSRKMPKIIGINTTTEEFEIIKERENLNDLFKFWS; via the coding sequence ATGAACTTGTCACTGGATAAAATTGGTGCGGCCATTTCCCGCTCCATTACGGAAAATTTTTTTTCGGCAAACGATAACTCTGTCATCTTTTATGATTTGGAGATATTGCGAGCAAAAATAGAAGAGGTCAAACATGCCTTTCCGACGAATGCTCTGCATGCAATCGCAATTAAAGCCAATCCTCTTTCTAAAATTCTTAATCGGATAAGCAAATGGGGAATGGGCGCGGAAGCGGCTTCCCTGCCCGAATTGTACCTGGCCCAAAAGGCGGGATTTCCTCCGCATAAAATTGTCTTTGATTCACCGGCCAAAACCGTTCCTGAGTTGGAGTATGCGTTGCGGGAAGGAGTATATATCAATGCCGATTCATTTGAGGAATTAAAACGTATTGACGAGTTACTTAAAAAAGTAGACTCCATGAGTAAAATAGGGATCAGGCTTAATCCGCAGGCAGGCGCCGGTGCAATTGTATCGAGCAGTACCGCTGGGGAGTATTCCAAATTCGGTATTCCGGTAATTGAATTTCGCGACCGAATAATTGAAAGCTTTATTAATTATGCGTGGTTATACGGAGTTCATATACATATTGGTTCTCAGGGTTGCTCCGGGGAAATGCTTTTGAAGGGCGCGGAAATACTCAAGGATTTCATCAATGAAGTTAATACTGTATTGGCGAAAAAAGATCCAAAGCGGCATATTTCCACAATCGATATTGGAGGCGGATTGCCCGTAAAGTATAAAGCCAATGACATTTCTCTTCCGGTTACTGATTATGCCGGGGGCTTACGAGGAATATTTGAGCATATCGAAAACTCTGAGTTTAAGCTTATCACCGAATTTGGCAGATATGTTTACGCGAATTCCGGGTTCGTCGCTTCACGGGTCGAATATGTAAAATCCTCATCCGGAATCAAAACCGCGATTATCCATGTCGGCGCTGACTTATTGCTTCGCAGGTGCTATCGCCCGGACGATTGGTATCACGAAATCTCAGTCCTTGATAGTATGGGAAAACCAAAAACGGAAAATAATAAACAGAAATATAATATCGCCGGGCCGCTCTGTTTTTCCGGTGATATGCTCGCCTCAGATATTGAGCTTCCAATAATCGAACCGCGTGATATTATTGTTATTCATGATACCGGAGCCTATACGGTGAGTATGTGGTCGCGATATAATAGCCGAAAAATGCCTAAAATCATTGGTATCAATACCACCACTGAAGAATTCGAAATAATTAAAGAACGTGAAAACCTCAATGATTTGTTCAAATTCTGGTCGTGA
- a CDS encoding GNAT family N-acetyltransferase: MLKYTEGIENISKDDILRLYNSVNWTTYTKEPDNLIKAVTNSTYVVICMDNDKLIGLARCLSDDSAIHYLQDILVDPDFQHRGIGRELLNRCLKRFEHVRAHVLLTDDDEKQKLFYESVSL, from the coding sequence ATGCTAAAATATACCGAGGGCATCGAGAATATCTCAAAAGACGATATTCTCAGGTTGTACAATTCAGTCAATTGGACCACCTATACAAAAGAGCCGGATAATCTCATTAAGGCCGTAACAAACTCTACTTACGTAGTTATCTGCATGGACAATGATAAGCTTATTGGCCTGGCACGCTGTCTGTCTGACGATAGCGCTATCCACTACCTCCAGGATATTCTTGTTGATCCGGATTTTCAGCATCGCGGGATAGGCCGTGAACTCCTTAATCGATGTTTGAAAAGATTCGAACATGTCAGAGCGCATGTTCTTCTCACCGATGATGATGAAAAACAAAAACTATTTTATGAATCTGTGAGCCTGTAA
- the msrA gene encoding peptide-methionine (S)-S-oxide reductase MsrA — protein sequence MEKAVFAVGCFWGVETVFSKFDGVVSTTVGYTGGNTPNPTYREVCSGQTGHAEAVEIKFNPEVITYRDLLDIFWINHDPTMMNYLDYDLYSQYRSAIFYNNLEQRNQALESAQEISDMKIYKYPIATEILPTEKFYPAEEQHQRYFEKKDLVSCEFTSKKAG from the coding sequence ATGGAAAAAGCAGTTTTTGCGGTGGGATGTTTTTGGGGAGTCGAAACCGTATTTAGCAAATTTGACGGCGTGGTTTCGACCACGGTCGGATATACTGGCGGGAATACTCCCAATCCCACATATCGGGAAGTCTGTAGTGGGCAGACCGGTCACGCGGAAGCGGTGGAAATTAAATTCAATCCCGAGGTTATCACATACCGGGACCTTTTGGATATCTTTTGGATTAATCATGATCCGACAATGATGAATTATCTGGATTATGATCTTTACTCGCAGTACCGGTCAGCCATTTTTTATAATAATCTTGAGCAGAGGAATCAGGCTCTTGAATCAGCTCAGGAAATAAGTGATATGAAAATTTACAAATATCCTATCGCGACTGAAATACTCCCGACCGAAAAATTCTATCCGGCGGAAGAACAGCATCAACGATATTTCGAAAAGAAGGATTTGGTCTCCTGTGAGTTCACTTCCAAAAAAGCCGGTTAA